A genomic stretch from Larus michahellis chromosome 7, bLarMic1.1, whole genome shotgun sequence includes:
- the SRSF1 gene encoding serine/arginine-rich splicing factor 1: MSGGGVIRGPAGNNDCRIYVGNLPPDIRTKDIEDVFYKYGAIRDIDLKNRRGGPPFAFVEFEDPRDAEDAVYGRDGYDYDGYRLRVEFPRSGRGTGRGGGGGGGGGAPRGRYGPPSRRSEYRVIVSGLPPSGSWQDLKDHMREAGDVCYADVFRDGTGVVEFVRKEDMTYAVRKLDNTKFRSHEGETAYIRVKVDGPRSPSYGRSRSRSRSRSRSRSRSNSRSRSYSPRRSRGSPRYSPRHSRSRSHISEEMD; this comes from the exons ATGTCCGGAGGGGGCGTGATCCGCGGCCCAGCCGGCAACAACGACTGCCGCATCTACGTGGGGAACCTGCCCCCCGACATCCGCACCAAGGACATCGAGGACGTCTTCTACAAGTACGGGGCCATCCGCGACATCGACCTCAAGAACCGCCGCGGAGGCCCGCCCTTCGCCTTCGTCGAGTTTGAGGACCCCAG GGATGCGGAGGACGCCGTCTACGGGCGGGACGGCTACGACTACGATGGGTATCGCCTCCGCGTGGAATTCCCTCGGAGCGGCCGGGGTACCGGTagaggtggcggcggcggcggcggaggcggagCCCCCCGGGGCAGGTACGGCCCCCCGTCCCGGCGCTCGGAGTACAGAGTGATCGTCTCGG GGCTGCCTCCAAGTGGAAGTTGGCAGGATTTAAAGGATCACATGCGTGAAGCAGGTGATGTATGTTATGCTGATGTTTTCCGAGATGGCACTGGTGTCGTGGAATTTGTACGGAAGGAAGATATGACCTACGCTGTGCGAAAACTGGATAACACTAAATTTAGATCTCATGAG GGAGAAACTGCCTACATCCGTGTTAAAGTTGATGGCCCAAGAAGCCCAAGCTATGGAAGATCTCGTTCACGCAGCCGTAGTCGTAGCAGAAGCCGTAGTCGAAGCAACAGCAGAAGCCGCAGTTATTCCCCAAGAAGAAGCAGAGGATCTCCACGCTACTCTCCCCGCCACAGCAGATCCCGATCTC ACATATCTGAAGAGATGGATTAA